Proteins encoded by one window of Arachis hypogaea cultivar Tifrunner chromosome 1, arahy.Tifrunner.gnm2.J5K5, whole genome shotgun sequence:
- the LOC140174066 gene encoding uncharacterized protein has product MSNRKGKGKAKVTSNKRKRPQPSTEPATLGLSERKLNEKDKADKATPSNKSYKFANLYCELRFLHFDKRNLIMERKLAVPSDLKQYTECRVVERGWVFLDRELVRVNESWVREFYCNFYRVTLDAIHLRDRQILITKAIEYILHFQPKISNKDAFHQAKEDIKCMSFDWDAVHCTITLPDASWEQGSKKETPRGIKLDYLMKEAKLW; this is encoded by the coding sequence ATGTCTAATAGGAAAGGGAAAGGCAAAGCCAAGGTCACCTCCAATAAGAGGAAAAGGCCGCAGCCATCCACTGAGCCAGCGACCTTAGGCCTATCTGAGCGAAAGCTTAATGAGAAGGACAAGGCTGACAAAGCTACGCCTTCTAACAAATCATATAAGTTTGCCAACCTATACTGTGAGCTTAGATTTCTGCACTTTGATAAGCGGAACCTCATTATGGAAAGGAAACTAGCTGTACCCTCCGATCTGAAGCAGTATACCGAGTGTCGGGTTGTGGAGAGGGGTTGGGTATTTCTAGACAGAGAGCTAGTGCGAGTGAACGAGTCTTGGGTGCGAGAGTTCTATTGTAATTTCTACCGAGTGACCCTTGATGCAATTCATCTCAGAGACAGGCAGATTCTGATTACAAAGGCTATTGAGTACATCCTCCACTTTCAGCCTAAGATCAGTAATAAGGATGCCTTCCATCAGGCTAAGGAGGATATTAAATGCATGAGTTTTGATTGGGACGCAGTGCATTGTACGATTACCCTTCCTGATGCCTCTTGGGAGCAAGGATCCAAGAAAGAGACTCCGAGAGGCATTAAGCTCGACTATCTGATGAAGGAAGCCAAGCTGTGGTAG